A window from Peromyscus eremicus chromosome 5, PerEre_H2_v1, whole genome shotgun sequence encodes these proteins:
- the LOC131911816 gene encoding pyrethroid hydrolase Ces2e-like, whose protein sequence is MPLGRLPGWLNAVACGLLIILLHAQGQDSSEASPIRNTHTGKVRGSLVHVKDTKVGVHTFLGIPFAKPPVGQLRFAPPEAPDPWNGVRDGTSQPAMCLQNDDIMNLDGLKRIKLIMPPISVSEDCLYLNIYTPAHAHEGSNLPVMVWIHGGALVIGMASWYDGSMLSAIENVVVVNIQYRLGVLGFFSTGDQHARGNWGFLDQVAALHWVQQNIAHFGGNPDQVTIFGESAGGTSVSFHVVSPMSQGLFHRAIMQSGVALLPRLISNTSEMAFMTVANLSGCATLNSEALVHCLRGKSEAEILAINKAFRIIPGVVDGMFLPRHPQELLASADFHPVPSIIGVNNDEYGWILPLIFNSSQTLKKITRKTVKDILKSTTAEQLMLPPECSDLIMEEYMGDTEDPQTLQIQFTEMMGDFMFVIPALQVAHFQRFHAPVYFYEFQHRPNFLKDFKPRHVKADHGDEVFLIFGSFFWGVKFDLTGKEKLLSRRMMKYWANFARYGNPNSEGLPYWPVSDQNEQYLQLDIQPAVGQALKARRQQFWTKTLPQKIQELKGAHGKNKNM, encoded by the exons ATGCCACTGGGCAGACTTCCTGGCTGGCTGAATGCTGTGGCCTGTGGACTCCTGATTATCCTCCTCCATGCGCAGG GTCAAGACTCATCAGAGGCCAGCCccatcagaaacacacacacaggcaaagtcAGAGGCAGCCTTGTCCATGTGAAAGACACCAAAGTTGGTGTCCATACCTTCCTGGGAATTCCCTTTGCCAAGCCACCTGTAGGACAACTGCGCTTTGCTCCGCCTGAAGCCCCTGATCCGTGGAATGGTGTGAGAGATGGAACCTCGCAACCAGCCAT GTGTCTACAAAATGATGATATAATGAATTTAGATGGCCTGAAGAGGATAAAGCTGATCATGCCTCCCATCTCTGTGTCTGAGGACTGCCTGTATCTCAACATCTACACACCAGCTCATGCCCATGAAGGCTCTAACCTACCT GTGATGGTGTGGATCCATGGTGGTGCTCTGGTTATAGGCATGGCTTCCTGGTATGATGGATCCATGCTGTCAGCCATTGAGAATGTGGTGGTAGTCAATATCCAGTACCGCCTGGGTGTCCTGGGCTTCTTCAG cacCGGAGATCAGCATGCCAGAGGCAACTGGGGCTTCTTAGACCAAGTGGCCGCCCTACACTGGGTCCAGCAAAACATCGCCCACTTTGGAGGCAACCCTGACCAGGTCACCATTTTTGGCGAGTCTGCAGGTGGCACAAGTGTGTCTTTCCATGTTGTGTCCCCCATGTCCCAAGGACTCTTCCACAGAGCCATCATGCAGAGTGGGGTGGCCCTGCTGCCTCGCCTTATCTCTAACACCTCTGAGATGGCCTTCATG ACGGTGGCAAATCTATCTGGCTGTGCAACTTTGAACTCAGAGGCCCTGGTGCACTGCCTTCGAGGCAAGAGTGAAGCAGAAATTCTGGCAATTAACAAG GCCTTCAGGATCATCCCTGGTGTGGTGGATGGGATGTTCCTACCCAGGCATCCTCAGGAGTTGTTGGCCTCTGCTGATTTTCACCCTGTCCCCAGCATCATTGGTGTCAACAATGATGAGTATGGCTGGATTCTCCCACTG ATCTTCAACTCTTCtcaaacattaaagaaaataacCAGAAAGACAGTGAAGGATATTCTGAAGAGTACAACAGCAGAACAGTTG ATGCTACCTCCTGAGTGTAGTGACCTGATAATGGAGGAGTACATGGGGGACACTGAGGACCCACAAACCCTCCAAATACAGTTCACAGAGATGATGGGAGACTTCATGTTTGTGATCCCTGCACTCCAAGTAGCACATTTTCAGC GTTTCCATGCCCCTGTCTACTTCTATGAGTTTCAGCATCGCCCCAACTTTCTCAAGGATTTCAAGCCTCGACACGTAAAGGCTGACCATGGTGATGAGGTTTTCCTTATCTTTGGATCCTTCTTCTGGGGTGTCAAAT TTGACCTCACTGGAAAGGAGAAGCTGCTGAGCAGGAGAATGATGAAGTACTGGGCCAACTTTGCACGATATGG GAACCCCAACAGTGAGGGTCTACCCTACTGGCCTGTGTCAGACCAAAATGAACAGTACCTGCAGCTGGACATCCAGCCTGCTGTGGGCCAagccctgaaggccagaagacaacaGTTCTGGACCAAGACTCTGCCCCAGAAGATTCAGGAGCTAAAAGGGGCTCATGGCAAAAACAAGAATATGTAA